In the genome of Pseudomonadota bacterium, the window TTCAGGAACTTCGCGAGGACGTCGTATGGTTGGAACCCCGTAACCTCGCGGCCATTAACCACAAAGGCAGGAACTGCTCTTATGCCCAAGGCGCGAGACCGGGACCAATCGGAATCAACTGCCTCTCTGAACGTCCTCGATTCGATGACAGATCTCGCCTCCTCACCGGGAAGGCCTAATGACTCTGCAACGTCAACCAATACATCCGCTTTCCCAATATTCTTATTGGCGACGAAATATGCTCGGAACACCGCTTCGTGAAACTGTTCCCCGTTGCCTTTGTATTCCGCCCACTTGGCCAATTCCTGAGCCAAGCGGGTGTTGTATGTCCTTTTCTGCTCGGTCAGGGGTAAGCCTAATCCGTCAGCCACACGTTTTAACCGTTGCGTGATACCCTTGATGTCTACTGACGAGCCGGAGAAAAGTTCTTCCAGTGTGACCCCGTCTTCAGGTGTATCGGGGTGGAGGGGGAAAGCGAGCCATCGGACCTCGATGTCATAATCCTTCCTCAGTTGCTCAGTACGCACGGTACTGAAATAGCACCAGGGTCAGACATAATCCGAGAATACCTCAAGTATCGTTGACGTAGTCATAGATCTCCTTTTTAACTAAAGATACAGCAAAAAAGGCTTACCGTCAAGAATATCATGGCTCCAAGAGGCAGGGGACAGACTGAAAATAAAGGGTTCGGCGACCCAGGAAGAAATAAGTCTCCCTGTCTTTCTTGGGGCAAATCTTACCTGCTTATAAGATAGTTATACAGAAATTAATGGTAGGAGGAAACAGGAGAGTATGGATAATACCTACAAGTTTTGCATGCCAACCTTTAAATAGAAGTGAAGGTTACGGAAGGAAATAGAGTGTTGCTCTTCAGCCGCAGCGTTTAGCTGTCGGCCGCAAGATCGTTGATTTTTTATCATAAATTAGTGTGTTAAAAAGCACCTCTTATCTATCCATTTTTCTTGGCAAATCTAGCTCCCATGTCAAAGGCTTTTTCGCAATCCTTTGGAAATATTTCCTTGCGTCCCTTTGCTTTCTTCTCTGGGTCAAAACGACCCGCAACCACCTTTGAATAATCCTTAAACTGATAGGTATCAAAGCTTAAAAGTGACTCCGAAGCTCCGAATAACATCTGCAGGACCCTTTCATTCAGAACGATGTGTTGATCGAAGCCAAATTCTTTCATCCCCTCCGGGGTGGCATTCATAGTATAAATAAACCCCGTATTGACCTTTTTGGGGAAAAGTGATTGTGGAGGTTTGGTATAAGCCAGATAGGGAAACATCAAACGTTCCATAAACGATCTCATCTCTCCGGTAACAGTTCCAAAATAGATCGGGGAACCCAGGATAAGGGCATCGGCTTCCTCTACCTTTTTCAGGATTGGTGTCAGGTCATCCTTTACAGCACATTTGCCATAACTTTTGCCACCTATTGTTTTGCAGGCAAAACAGCTGATGCATCCTTTAAAGTTCAGATCATACAGATGGATGAGTTCTGTTTTTGCCCCCTGTGATTTGGCTCCTTCAAGAGCCTTTTTAAGCAGTGTTGCCGTGTTCCATTTTTTCCTAGGGCTTCCGTTAAATGCAATCACTTTCATAAGTTAGATCTCCTTTGTTTTGATGTTCTTAAATAATCAAATCTCTTTTCATCTAACATTATTATTTTATGCTACTGTAACAAATATCGGCTAACTCCCACCCTATACCACCCCTTTCGCAAACTTTATAAATTATTGTTGATTTTGTAAAGAGCTTTTTCAAAATTTCTATTATGATATGTATCAATTACCAATGGAAATGTCGCATTGCAGTTACTTAATCATAACGCTTGATTATAGGAAGGACTAAACAAAAAATCCAATTATCGATTTTTCAAGATCGAATATCCGGCGGAATCGCTATCTACACCTACTACTACTAAATACATTCGTTAACATTGAAAAACAACTATTACCAATGAAAGCAAGCGCAAGGAAGGCTTTAGAAAAAGAAAGGCAGCGGCCTTACCTCCCCTTTCTTTTTCCCACGGGCATAAGGAAGGCGAGAGGAATTGCAAATAAAAGTCCAAGACCGAAAGAGAGGAAGGTAATCCTAAATCCAGTGCCAGAATCAGAACTTAAATGGAGAATGAAAGTAATTATGGATACTCCCAATGCTCCTCCAACGTCTCGGGCATCAGCTCAATACATGCGTTATTGGCAGCGGGAAACATGATTCCCATACCAATTCCATTAACCAGTATCAGGAGAGACAGTATTTCAGCACTTCCCAATTGAATACCCATCACTCTCCATAACTGGCTTTGTCCGAGAAGGACTGTCGTAAAAGAGATGATACCCAAACCCAACACCATGGGCCATCGGTACCCCCATCGTTTGAGCAGGAAGCTGACGATAGCTGAGGCGGGAATGATTCCCAAAGATCGGGGAGTCAGTATCATACCGCTCATCAACGTCGATAGTTTATGCACTGAGGTAGCATAGAGTGGTATGAAAGCAAAGATTCCAAAAACTCCAGCACCTACAAACATATTTAATAAGTTTGCTGCCAGAAAAGGTTTTGATTTTAACAAAACAAGGTCCATGATTGGGTTCGTTTCTTTCTTTTCTTGGCGAAAAAATAATAAAAGTAAAGAAAGGCCGAGGGCTAAAAAAACTGCTGCAGAAAGAAGGGAGAGGGCAGAGAAGCTTTCACCAACAAGATTCAAGCCGAACATGAGAAAGAGTATCGCCCCACTGATAAAAGAAGCCCCTCGAATGTCTATGTGAGGCCGAGAAAAAACCCTGGAGTCTTTAAACAGCATTATAATTAAAATTATTAAACTTATGCCGATCGGTAAATTGATATAGAAGATGTATCGCCAGGAATATCGGCTCACAATCCATCCCCCTAAGTTTGGCCCAATAAGACCCCCTATGGGGAAAATACTGGTGAAAAAGCCAATGGCCCTTTCCCGATTCTCCGGAAAATGATCGCTCGCAATCCCGGATGCAGTTGGAAGAAAACTTGCTCCTCCAATGCCTTGAAGGAACCTACATGCTATCAACGTATAGATATTGGGTGCGAGGCCGCAGGCGAGAGAACTGGCCGTGAAAAGTATGAGAGAAATGAGGAAAACTTTCTTACGGCCGAAGGTGTCACTTAGCTTTCCCGCCAACGGCATCACCATGGCGACGGCAATTAAATAAATTGAAATGGTCCATCCGGCCCAGAGGACACTGGTGTTGAATTCTTTTATGAAGTTGGGGAAGGCTACAGCAACTACCGTACTATCAATGGAGTACATCAGGAGGCCTAACCCAGCAGTAACGAAAATGAAGTAACGTCGCATATTAGGGGCGATTCGTAAAGATAAAAGATGTTGAGGAATAACTCATGTTAGGATTGGAGTTTACTTAATCGTACTAACAGGGTCAACAAGAATTTAAATGATGTAGCGTTCACCTTGCAGTTATGTATCAAGTGAGCTCCTTCTCTTATAGAATGGTACACCGTTTGCACTAATATAGATTGTTCTAAATTTAATTTTAAGGAGGTACATCATGTCGATCTCTGGTATTTCAAGTACCAACGTTTATCAAAGCAGTCTGCAGACCTGGCTTCAGCAGCTAAAGAGCGATTTCACGGACCTTGAGAAAAGCTTGAATTCCGGCGACCTCGCAGTAGCCCAGAAGGCCTTTGCTACACTAATGCAGGACATGGAGAGCGGCAGCGCGCAGAATACAACCGTAACCTCTACCAGTGACAGCACTGCTGCCAACCCTCAATCCATCGGCAGTATTATTAATCTCACGACTTGACGGGAAGTTTACAGGGCAGGCAGTTTAAATTCATTTACAAGCCGAAAACTACGTTCAGCCCCATTGAATACCAGTTGTAATGTTGCATATTAAAAGGGAATTGTAATAACAACATTGCAGGAAGTTATCGGCTATCGAGCGCACCTACAAGCCTTCAGCAGCGCGATGTGATGGAGCATGAAGATTGATGATAGCAATCTTCACAACAAACCTTTGAGACAAAATATACAGGTGATGGCGAAAATTCTCCCCGCGAAGTCGTTTATTTGCTTGTTCATTTAGCATCTCAAGCCGTTACTCTGCGTTTTTCTATCATGTGCATTTTTTATGGCTACCATCATCAGACTCTTCGGATAATGGATGATTCACCAGGAAAAGCTGACGCCGAACCATATGTATGTGTTCCTTCAGGATGAAAAGTTCATCATAAAAAGCAACCGACACACGAATCCTGCTGACAGTTTCCTCGATTCGATCGAGTTTCGTCTGTAAGTCCTTGACGCTTTCTGGTTGCATGCATTGGGTCACTTCCCTCTCAATATTCCTGAGTTCACGGTACCAGCGGTAATATTTCGACCGCCAATCAGTGGTATCAGAACTACGCCCAGGGGAATCAATATCAAGATCATGCGGTCGATAAATGTGGCCGCCCAGAAGGGAAGATAATCATAAAGCAACGAACCGCCCGACTTATAAAATCGCCGGGCCTGTTCACTAATCGCAAAGTCCTGCTTATTCAGTGATGGAAACTCCCCCGCTTTGTGGACCCATCCAGCCCCGCTGTGAATCTCGACCGAGGCCTTCAGAAGGAGATACACCAAGGCCGGATGCAAGTTTTTGCGCACGATGAGATCTACCCGCGGAGACAGAAGGTGGACATCTGAAGCCGGGAAACTTTTTGACGGGTTGAGAACTCCCCTGGGTAAAATCACGTGGGCGAGATCCGGAAACAGCCTGGTGTAGGCTTCGGCTTGGGTGAAATTCATTAACTTGATGTCCTTCGCGTTAAGCAAGCTTACTACAAACTGGTTATCGGCTGCACCGAATCGCATAACCACATCCAACCTTCCTTCTTTTATCGCCTTATCAGCAGATGTATATGGAAGCTCATAAAATACTGTTGCCGGACCGGAAACGTTCGCAGCCTTCAGCAAATCAAGTGCAAATTTTCGTACGCCACTTCCTTCTGGTCCGATGGCGATTCTTTT includes:
- a CDS encoding DsbA family oxidoreductase; this translates as MTTSTILEVFSDYVUPWCYFSTVRTEQLRKDYDIEVRWLAFPLHPDTPEDGVTLEELFSGSSVDIKGITQRLKRVADGLGLPLTEQKRTYNTRLAQELAKWAEYKGNGEQFHEAVFRAYFVANKNIGKADVLVDVAESLGLPGEEARSVIESRTFREAVDSDWSRSRALGIRAVPAFVVNGREVTGFQPYDVLAKFLKTCGTIERQNAVPE
- a CDS encoding flavodoxin family protein, coding for MKVIAFNGSPRKKWNTATLLKKALEGAKSQGAKTELIHLYDLNFKGCISCFACKTIGGKSYGKCAVKDDLTPILKKVEEADALILGSPIYFGTVTGEMRSFMERLMFPYLAYTKPPQSLFPKKVNTGFIYTMNATPEGMKEFGFDQHIVLNERVLQMLFGASESLLSFDTYQFKDYSKVVAGRFDPEKKAKGRKEIFPKDCEKAFDMGARFAKKNG
- a CDS encoding MFS transporter, whose translation is MYSIDSTVVAVAFPNFIKEFNTSVLWAGWTISIYLIAVAMVMPLAGKLSDTFGRKKVFLISLILFTASSLACGLAPNIYTLIACRFLQGIGGASFLPTASGIASDHFPENRERAIGFFTSIFPIGGLIGPNLGGWIVSRYSWRYIFYINLPIGISLIILIIMLFKDSRVFSRPHIDIRGASFISGAILFLMFGLNLVGESFSALSLLSAAVFLALGLSLLLLFFRQEKKETNPIMDLVLLKSKPFLAANLLNMFVGAGVFGIFAFIPLYATSVHKLSTLMSGMILTPRSLGIIPASAIVSFLLKRWGYRWPMVLGLGIISFTTVLLGQSQLWRVMGIQLGSAEILSLLILVNGIGMGIMFPAANNACIELMPETLEEHWEYP
- a CDS encoding C4-dicarboxylate ABC transporter substrate-binding protein, translating into MGRNKIRELTPKVLSFAVISVLLIVALLFWVSYHYVKPFPPKSLIMATGSQGGAFAFFGERYRQILARDNIRLELRLSSGAVENLQLLRDKSQKVEAGFVQGGIAKIEETSDLVSLGNLTYTPLWVFYRGNKILDDLSQLNGKRIAIGPEGSGVRKFALDLLKAANVSGPATVFYELPYTSADKAIKEGRLDVVMRFGAADNQFVVSLLNAKDIKLMNFTQAEAYTRLFPDLAHVILPRGVLNPSKSFPASDVHLLSPRVDLIVRKNLHPALVYLLLKASVEIHSGAGWVHKAGEFPSLNKQDFAISEQARRFYKSGGSLLYDYLPFWAATFIDRMILILIPLGVVLIPLIGGRNITAGTVNSGILRGK